The following proteins are encoded in a genomic region of Limosilactobacillus reuteri subsp. reuteri:
- a CDS encoding IS30 family transposase has translation MGTTILSFEDRVVIETLRYESRSLKYIADYLGFSKTTIFNEVHRLTDEYHTVKAQADHEAKLSHRGRKTILTSNLKRLIEEKIKIQKWSIEQVAHVVRIAYKTIYTWIDQGVLDIGVADLPDHGIRRRRAKETRGTFSHGRSIEDRPAEVIDRHTSGHFEADTVLSGKRKGQAIATFVERKSRLVIVKRLQGRDSTSMTKAILELANQLEDNLKILTVDHGKEFANYKLIEEQARIPLYFAHAYSPHERGSNENRNRVLRRFIPKGQPIEIFLRNLRH, from the coding sequence ATGGGCACCACTATTTTATCATTTGAAGACCGTGTTGTCATCGAAACTCTTCGTTATGAAAGCCGCTCCCTTAAATACATCGCTGATTACCTTGGCTTCAGTAAAACCACGATCTTTAATGAGGTTCATCGTTTGACTGATGAATATCACACAGTTAAAGCTCAAGCTGATCATGAAGCTAAACTTAGTCATCGTGGGCGTAAAACCATCTTAACGAGTAACCTCAAGCGATTAATTGAAGAAAAGATTAAGATCCAAAAATGGTCGATTGAACAAGTGGCTCATGTAGTTAGAATCGCCTACAAGACCATCTACACCTGGATTGATCAAGGAGTATTGGATATTGGCGTGGCTGATTTACCTGACCATGGAATTCGCCGCCGACGAGCCAAAGAAACCCGTGGTACTTTTAGCCATGGACGTTCCATTGAAGATCGTCCCGCTGAAGTTATTGACCGTCATACCTCAGGTCACTTTGAAGCAGATACAGTTTTATCTGGAAAGCGTAAAGGTCAAGCAATAGCTACGTTTGTCGAGCGTAAGAGTCGTCTTGTCATCGTTAAACGGCTTCAGGGACGAGATAGCACCTCAATGACCAAGGCCATTTTAGAATTAGCTAACCAGTTAGAAGATAATCTCAAGATCCTTACTGTTGACCATGGGAAAGAATTCGCTAACTACAAGCTAATTGAAGAGCAGGCCAGGATTCCCCTCTACTTTGCGCATGCTTATTCTCCACATGAACGGGGCAGTAATGAGAATCGCAACCGAGTACTACGACGCTTTATCCCCAAAGGTCAACCGATTGAGATCTTTTTGCGTAATCTGCGTCACTAA
- a CDS encoding glutaminase, with protein sequence MPCVREVLTMQKLEQLIDKNFAETAHGKVANYIPILGIVDPQQLGIAIYDVDEDEIGTAGMAGTRFAIESIAKVITLILTIKRLGHKRVLAELENGSADYSLSSVLLDDELTEQVHRVNYLNNSSALLTTALIDQLMGQNSFNALLGFCREICNDPCISLNERLFRSAIMNDKDIHALAYYMKDKDILETVDQTLITYFMQSSMMVTSQSLANLGAVLANDGIKPWDNERLISHEDNELVKKLLTTVGSFEESKEYTIKIELPIKSGTGGGLLACAPQKCGIGIFSPALDQHGNSLAGMSLLQDVVDQLELVV encoded by the coding sequence ATGCCTTGTGTGAGAGAGGTTTTGACGATGCAAAAATTAGAGCAATTGATTGATAAAAACTTTGCTGAAACAGCTCATGGTAAGGTTGCAAACTATATTCCGATATTAGGAATTGTTGATCCGCAACAACTGGGCATTGCCATTTATGACGTTGACGAGGACGAAATTGGGACCGCTGGAATGGCAGGAACGCGATTTGCGATCGAGAGTATTGCGAAGGTCATAACTTTAATATTAACGATCAAGAGATTAGGACATAAGCGCGTCTTAGCAGAACTAGAAAATGGTTCGGCAGATTATAGCCTAAGTTCGGTACTATTGGATGACGAGTTAACCGAGCAGGTCCACCGGGTAAATTACCTTAATAATTCCTCCGCTTTGTTAACGACAGCCTTAATTGACCAGTTGATGGGGCAGAATAGTTTTAATGCCCTTCTCGGTTTCTGCCGTGAGATCTGCAATGACCCATGCATTAGCTTGAATGAGCGTTTATTTCGGTCAGCAATTATGAATGATAAAGATATTCATGCACTGGCTTACTATATGAAAGATAAAGATATTTTAGAGACTGTTGATCAAACATTGATAACTTATTTTATGCAAAGCTCAATGATGGTGACATCACAGAGTCTTGCTAACCTAGGAGCAGTCTTGGCAAATGATGGAATTAAACCTTGGGATAATGAGCGTCTTATTAGCCATGAAGATAACGAGTTGGTAAAGAAATTGCTAACAACAGTTGGTTCGTTTGAAGAATCAAAAGAATACACAATTAAAATTGAACTCCCTATTAAAAGTGGTACTGGCGGCGGCTTATTGGCTTGTGCCCCGCAAAAATGTGGTATTGGTATTTTTAGTCCAGCTCTTGATCAACATGGCAATAGTTTGGCAGGAATGAGTTTATTACAAGATGTTGTTGATCAATTAGAATTAGTAGTTTAA
- the tnpA gene encoding IS200/IS605 family transposase, with amino-acid sequence MANKLNSLAHTKWLCKYHIVFIPKYRRKAIFNQYRRDLRDYIRLLCKYKGVEIIEGHMMPDHVHLLVSIPPKLSVSQFMGYLKGKSALMMFDRHANLKYKYGNRHFWAEGYYVSTVGLNESTIKKYIRDQEKHDIAMDKLTSVEYSDPFKGK; translated from the coding sequence ATGGCTAATAAATTAAATAGCTTAGCCCATACGAAGTGGTTATGTAAGTATCACATCGTATTCATACCAAAGTATAGACGTAAAGCGATCTTCAATCAATACCGAAGAGACCTGAGAGATTATATTCGTTTGTTGTGCAAATATAAGGGAGTAGAAATAATTGAAGGTCATATGATGCCAGATCATGTGCACTTGTTAGTAAGTATTCCGCCGAAACTAAGTGTCTCGCAGTTTATGGGATACTTAAAAGGGAAAAGTGCATTAATGATGTTTGATCGACATGCAAACTTAAAATACAAATATGGGAACCGACATTTTTGGGCTGAAGGCTACTATGTGAGTACAGTTGGATTAAATGAATCCACGATAAAGAAGTATATCCGAGATCAAGAGAAACATGATATAGCAATGGATAAGCTAACAAGTGTGGAATATTCGGACCCTTTTAAGGGTAAGTGA
- the ltrA gene encoding group II intron reverse transcriptase/maturase, whose protein sequence is MRQSQKTEQQADRLSRIGLENRKYTRARSTDYGEGKGMSVTIQDLVLDRNNLNQAYLRVKRNKGAAGIDDMTVNDLLPYLRENKTELIASLREGKYKPAPVKRVEIPKPNGGVRKLGIPTVVDRMVQQAVAQILTPIFERVFSDNSFGFRPHRGAHDAIEKVVDLYNQGYRRVVDLDLKAYFDNVNHDLMIKYLQQYIDDTWTLRLIRKFLTSGVLDHGLFAKSEKGTPQGGPLSPLLANIYLNELDKELTGRGHHFVRYADDCNIYVKSQRAGERVMRSITQFLEKRLKVKVNPDKTKVGSPLRLKFLGFLLGVDHNGAYARPAKQSQQRVKKALRLLTKRNRGISLTRMFEEIQRKMRGWLQYYSIGKLTDFIQRLDKWLRARIRQYIWKQWKKLKTKVTNLQKLGLSQRDAYGFASTCKGYWRTAHSKTLSYSLTNRKLEQLGLMNMSKTLQSIQSD, encoded by the coding sequence GTGCGACAATCGCAGAAAACAGAACAACAAGCTGACCGCTTGTCGAGGATAGGTTTGGAAAACCGAAAGTACACAAGGGCGCGTAGTACCGATTATGGTGAAGGTAAAGGTATGAGTGTCACTATCCAAGACTTAGTCTTGGACCGCAATAACCTTAATCAGGCTTATTTGCGAGTTAAGAGAAATAAAGGGGCAGCAGGCATTGACGATATGACAGTCAATGATCTTCTGCCATATCTCAGAGAAAATAAGACGGAATTGATCGCTAGTTTGCGTGAAGGCAAGTATAAACCAGCACCAGTCAAACGGGTAGAAATTCCGAAGCCTAATGGTGGAGTAAGAAAACTCGGAATACCAACAGTGGTGGACCGAATGGTTCAACAAGCTGTAGCCCAAATTCTTACGCCTATCTTTGAGCGTGTTTTTTCTGATAATAGTTTTGGCTTTCGTCCCCACCGTGGGGCCCATGACGCTATTGAAAAAGTAGTAGATCTTTATAATCAAGGTTATCGAAGAGTTGTTGACTTAGACCTAAAAGCCTATTTTGATAACGTTAATCATGACTTGATGATTAAGTATCTCCAACAATATATTGATGACACATGGACACTAAGACTCATTCGTAAGTTTCTAACTAGCGGAGTCTTAGATCATGGGCTTTTCGCTAAGAGTGAAAAAGGAACCCCACAAGGAGGGCCATTGTCCCCACTACTGGCGAACATCTATCTAAATGAGTTGGACAAAGAGTTGACTGGACGTGGTCATCACTTTGTGCGCTATGCGGATGATTGTAACATCTATGTTAAAAGTCAACGAGCCGGAGAACGAGTAATGCGAAGCATTACCCAGTTTCTTGAAAAGCGCTTGAAAGTTAAAGTGAACCCAGATAAAACCAAAGTCGGTAGCCCGCTACGGTTAAAGTTTCTTGGCTTTTTGTTGGGTGTAGACCACAATGGAGCCTACGCCCGTCCAGCAAAACAATCGCAACAACGAGTAAAGAAAGCATTGAGGTTATTAACTAAACGTAATCGTGGAATATCCCTGACAAGAATGTTTGAAGAAATTCAGCGAAAAATGCGTGGATGGCTTCAGTACTACTCAATTGGGAAACTAACTGACTTTATTCAACGCCTTGACAAGTGGTTGAGGGCCCGAATAAGACAGTATATCTGGAAGCAATGGAAGAAGCTTAAAACTAAGGTAACTAACTTACAGAAGCTGGGGCTGTCCCAGCGTGATGCATATGGCTTCGCTAGTACCTGCAAGGGCTACTGGCGAACTGCACACAGTAAGACCTTGAGCTATTCTCTAACTAATAGAAAACTGGAACAACTCGGACTTATGAATATGTCCAAGACGCTCCAGTCAATTCAAAGTGATTAA
- the dltD gene encoding D-alanyl-lipoteichoic acid biosynthesis protein DltD translates to MHNGKKLWSIFGPLIVACLLVVLLFSLPISKKHSAAIEHEAAVSLSPVVFKNQSIKQQALSDKHTHYVPFFGSSELRRMDRFHPSVMAARYHNYTPFLFGSRGTQSLPQFFNINSMETQMRNNKAVYIISPQWFTKQGVQPPAFKYYNGELANLNWLQHANPKSPYDRYIATRLIAMLGKDGTVSSYAKKIAEGKSLSSFDMGVIRFRLNMLVHEDAIFSGFQLNNNYGKHILPNVKKLPQHYNYNELYDDAMNEAARDTNNNRFGIKNSFYTQRVKKNLAKTKGSQRNFNYTKSPEYGDLEVVLNQFKNTNSNVLFIIPPVNSKWEKYTGMDMNMYYQSVEKIKFQLRQQGFNHILDLSHDGDKPGFMEDTIHIGWAGWVKVDKATNSFISNKQPQPHYQINSKFLSPEWTNLTPTPGNLQKFQEKLH, encoded by the coding sequence ATGCATAATGGCAAAAAGCTGTGGTCAATCTTTGGCCCGCTGATTGTCGCTTGTCTATTAGTAGTTCTTTTGTTTTCACTGCCGATTAGTAAAAAGCACTCAGCGGCGATTGAACATGAAGCTGCAGTATCACTAAGCCCCGTTGTTTTTAAGAACCAATCAATTAAGCAACAAGCGCTCAGTGATAAGCACACCCACTATGTTCCATTCTTTGGTTCTAGTGAATTACGGCGAATGGATCGCTTCCATCCTTCTGTAATGGCTGCTCGTTATCATAACTATACTCCTTTCCTCTTTGGTTCACGGGGTACCCAATCTCTTCCGCAATTCTTTAACATTAATTCAATGGAAACGCAGATGAGAAATAATAAGGCAGTCTATATCATTTCACCACAATGGTTTACCAAGCAGGGTGTTCAACCACCAGCTTTCAAGTACTATAATGGTGAACTCGCTAACCTTAACTGGCTTCAACACGCTAATCCCAAATCACCATATGATCGTTACATTGCAACGCGATTAATTGCAATGCTTGGCAAAGATGGGACTGTTTCTTCGTATGCTAAAAAAATCGCTGAAGGAAAATCCCTGAGCAGTTTCGACATGGGAGTTATCCGCTTCCGACTTAACATGCTTGTTCATGAAGATGCCATCTTCTCAGGTTTTCAATTAAATAATAACTATGGCAAGCATATCCTCCCAAATGTTAAGAAGCTTCCTCAGCATTACAACTATAATGAACTTTATGATGATGCAATGAATGAAGCCGCACGTGATACTAATAACAACCGTTTCGGTATCAAAAACAGCTTCTATACCCAGCGTGTGAAGAAAAACTTAGCGAAAACAAAGGGATCACAACGGAATTTCAATTATACTAAGTCACCAGAATATGGCGATTTGGAAGTAGTTTTGAATCAGTTTAAGAATACCAATTCAAACGTCCTCTTTATCATCCCACCGGTTAATTCAAAGTGGGAAAAGTACACGGGAATGGACATGAATATGTATTACCAATCTGTTGAAAAAATCAAATTCCAGCTTCGCCAACAAGGGTTCAATCACATTTTGGATCTTTCTCATGATGGTGATAAGCCTGGATTTATGGAAGATACTATTCATATCGGTTGGGCTGGTTGGGTAAAAGTTGATAAAGCTACTAATAGTTTTATTTCTAACAAGCAACCGCAACCACATTATCAAATCAATAGTAAGTTCCTTTCACCAGAATGGACTAACTTAACCCCAACTCCTGGTAATTTACAGAAATTCCAAGAAAAATTACATTAA
- the dltC gene encoding D-alanine--poly(phosphoribitol) ligase subunit DltC, which produces MQEQIINILADATGRDTADFSDASQNLFESGLLDSMATVSLLLGLQDAFGVQVPVSEFDRNQWDTIEKIEERVKELQNA; this is translated from the coding sequence ATGCAAGAACAAATTATTAATATTTTAGCTGATGCAACTGGTCGGGATACTGCAGACTTTAGTGATGCAAGTCAAAACCTTTTTGAAAGTGGTCTTTTAGACTCAATGGCAACTGTTAGTCTTCTTCTCGGTTTACAAGATGCTTTTGGCGTTCAAGTACCAGTTTCAGAATTTGACCGTAACCAATGGGACACTATTGAAAAGATTGAAGAACGGGTAAAGGAGCTCCAAAATGCATAA
- the dltB gene encoding D-alanyl-lipoteichoic acid biosynthesis protein DltB: MIDWISNLPNFSAYGTPVYFFYLLLAILPLGIGLYFGKRFSWYEALISFIFIFLMFDGSSWQQGISLIAYVIYQTIIVMAYHRYRQNNNSSGVFYFTAALSILPIVIVKLSPAMVGHNSLLGFLGISYLTFRAVGTVIETRDGMIKEISPWKFIRFILFMPTITSGPIDRYRRFEKDYKKVPTREEYLNLVNTGILYLFLGFLYKFVIGYFFGQRFYPFFEKAALADPSFPSWNLVGVMYTYGLYLFFDFAGYSLFAVAISYFMGVRTPMNFKQPFKSKNLKEFWNRWHISLSFWFRDYIFMRFVFLATKKRWFKNRNTLSSTAYMLNMLLMGFWHGITWYYILYGFLQGLGLVVNDWWLRFKRKNLKQLPHNKFTTGVAIFVTFNFVMFTFLIFSGFLDTYLFK; the protein is encoded by the coding sequence ATGATTGATTGGATTTCAAACCTTCCTAATTTCAGTGCTTATGGAACCCCGGTATACTTCTTCTACTTACTTCTTGCTATTTTGCCGTTGGGAATCGGCCTTTACTTTGGGAAGAGGTTTAGCTGGTATGAAGCATTAATTAGTTTCATTTTTATCTTCTTAATGTTCGATGGTTCAAGCTGGCAACAAGGAATTTCATTAATTGCTTATGTTATTTACCAGACAATTATTGTGATGGCTTATCATCGCTACCGGCAAAATAATAATTCGAGTGGTGTTTTTTACTTCACTGCCGCCTTATCAATTTTGCCGATTGTAATTGTTAAGCTTTCACCGGCAATGGTTGGTCATAACTCCCTCCTTGGTTTCTTAGGAATTAGTTATTTAACTTTCCGGGCAGTCGGAACAGTAATTGAAACGCGTGATGGAATGATCAAAGAGATTTCCCCATGGAAGTTCATTCGTTTCATTCTATTCATGCCAACCATTACTTCTGGACCAATTGATCGTTACCGGCGTTTTGAAAAGGATTATAAAAAGGTCCCGACCCGCGAGGAATATTTGAATCTTGTTAACACCGGAATTCTCTACTTATTCCTTGGTTTCTTGTACAAATTTGTCATCGGTTATTTCTTCGGTCAGCGTTTTTACCCCTTCTTTGAAAAAGCGGCCTTAGCTGATCCATCATTCCCTTCTTGGAACTTAGTCGGTGTCATGTACACTTACGGACTTTACTTATTCTTTGATTTTGCTGGTTATTCATTGTTTGCAGTTGCTATTAGTTACTTTATGGGTGTGCGGACCCCAATGAACTTTAAGCAGCCTTTCAAATCGAAAAACCTTAAAGAATTCTGGAATCGTTGGCACATCAGCCTTTCGTTCTGGTTCCGTGATTATATTTTTATGCGGTTCGTCTTTCTTGCTACCAAAAAACGATGGTTTAAGAATCGAAATACCTTGTCATCAACCGCATATATGCTTAATATGTTACTAATGGGCTTTTGGCATGGAATTACCTGGTACTATATTCTCTATGGTTTTCTCCAAGGTCTAGGCCTAGTAGTTAATGACTGGTGGCTGCGTTTCAAGCGCAAAAACTTAAAACAGCTACCACATAATAAGTTCACTACTGGAGTTGCTATTTTTGTCACATTTAACTTTGTAATGTTTACTTTCTTGATCTTCAGTGGGTTCTTAGATACTTATCTATTCAAATAA
- the dltA gene encoding D-alanine--poly(phosphoribitol) ligase subunit DltA, with amino-acid sequence MSKNIITVFEQIAKDNSTRIAYDEMGKTTTYADLSSAVDTLAAWLSTQSLPDRSPILVYGDHQVEMIISFLAALKAGHTYIPVSNDSAIPRMQSILDTAKPAMIIAVNDFPSNDLQFDAPIVDHQQLEKILATPQTFDTSAMINGDELAYVLFTSGTTGSPKGVEVSHDNFMTFVDWMLSDEFKIKEHANFLGQPPYSFDLSNMYWLPALLNGGTIKALPHEVVENFGQMFTALPNLDLEVFVGTPSFADMLMLSPAFNQQKMPSLKTFLFCGEELTVKTAKGLHQRFPDAKIFNTYGPTETTVAVSGIEITPEIIENNDRLPVGYAKPGVKLSIWNGNQEITTPGEQGEIVISGNSVARGYMNNPEKTAKSFFKIDGVPAYRTGDAGTLDSDGLLHHKGRMDFQIKLHGYRIELDEVRASLEKSSLIKQAVAVPKYNKDGKVTHLIAYVIPNEATGDTAGLTKQIRESLDGLIMPYMMPTQFVYRESFPMSANGKIAVKQMVAEANK; translated from the coding sequence ATGAGTAAGAATATTATTACTGTCTTTGAGCAAATTGCCAAGGACAACTCAACGCGGATCGCATATGATGAAATGGGCAAAACGACCACTTATGCGGACTTAAGCTCAGCAGTTGATACTTTAGCGGCATGGCTTAGTACTCAATCTTTGCCTGATCGTAGTCCGATTCTCGTATATGGTGATCATCAAGTTGAAATGATTATTAGCTTTTTAGCAGCTTTAAAAGCTGGACATACTTATATTCCAGTGTCCAACGATTCAGCAATTCCACGGATGCAATCAATTCTGGATACTGCTAAACCGGCGATGATTATTGCTGTTAATGATTTTCCAAGCAATGATCTCCAGTTTGATGCCCCAATTGTCGATCATCAACAGCTTGAAAAAATTTTGGCAACACCACAAACTTTTGATACTTCAGCAATGATTAATGGTGACGAACTAGCTTATGTCCTCTTTACGTCTGGAACTACTGGTTCGCCAAAGGGGGTTGAAGTTAGTCACGATAACTTTATGACCTTTGTTGACTGGATGTTAAGCGATGAATTTAAGATCAAAGAACATGCTAATTTCTTAGGGCAACCACCATATTCATTTGATCTTTCAAACATGTACTGGTTACCAGCACTACTTAATGGTGGGACAATCAAGGCGCTTCCTCACGAAGTTGTTGAGAATTTTGGTCAGATGTTTACTGCTCTACCAAACCTTGATCTTGAAGTTTTTGTAGGGACGCCATCATTTGCTGATATGTTAATGCTTAGCCCAGCATTTAACCAACAAAAAATGCCAAGCTTAAAGACCTTTCTCTTCTGTGGTGAAGAATTAACAGTAAAGACTGCAAAAGGATTACATCAGCGATTCCCAGATGCTAAAATCTTCAACACTTACGGTCCAACTGAAACAACAGTTGCCGTATCAGGAATCGAAATCACACCAGAAATCATTGAAAATAATGATCGCCTACCAGTTGGCTATGCTAAGCCAGGAGTCAAATTATCCATTTGGAATGGCAATCAAGAAATCACTACTCCTGGTGAACAAGGTGAAATTGTAATTAGTGGTAATAGTGTGGCACGTGGCTACATGAATAATCCAGAAAAAACAGCCAAGTCATTCTTTAAGATTGATGGTGTGCCTGCTTACCGAACTGGGGATGCGGGAACTCTTGACAGCGATGGCTTACTTCACCACAAAGGCCGCATGGATTTCCAAATTAAATTACATGGTTACCGGATTGAACTTGATGAAGTTCGTGCCAGTCTTGAAAAGAGTTCTTTAATCAAACAAGCAGTTGCGGTTCCGAAATATAATAAAGATGGCAAAGTTACGCACCTGATTGCTTATGTTATTCCAAACGAAGCGACTGGAGATACGGCTGGATTAACAAAACAGATTCGTGAAAGCTTGGACGGCTTAATCATGCCATATATGATGCCTACCCAATTCGTTTACCGTGAATCATTCCCAATGTCTGCAAATGGCAAGATTGCAGTTAAACAAATGGTTGCTGAGGCTAACAAGTAA
- the dltX gene encoding teichoic acid D-Ala incorporation-associated protein DltX, with amino-acid sequence MAQIIQRHPALRFILKTLFYFVVLLLLIYLYGYYGAGQEPFIYNEF; translated from the coding sequence ATGGCTCAGATTATTCAACGCCATCCTGCATTACGATTCATCTTAAAAACATTATTTTACTTTGTAGTGCTTCTTTTATTAATCTACCTTTATGGTTATTACGGAGCAGGCCAAGAGCCATTTATCTACAACGAATTCTAA
- the acpS gene encoding holo-ACP synthase: protein MIKGIGIDITEIERVKKAATAHSQFIQHVLTPTELEQYSQFSGQRSVEYLAGRWSLKESFAKAYGTGIGANLGFHDIEIIDNQYGAPIVTKSPYNGNAHASVSHTATLVMTEVILESENK from the coding sequence ATGATTAAGGGGATTGGAATCGATATAACCGAGATTGAACGAGTTAAGAAAGCCGCAACAGCGCATTCTCAATTCATCCAGCATGTATTGACACCGACTGAACTAGAACAATATAGTCAATTTAGCGGTCAGCGATCAGTAGAATATCTTGCTGGTCGGTGGTCGCTAAAAGAATCTTTTGCTAAAGCATACGGAACGGGAATTGGTGCTAACCTAGGCTTTCATGATATTGAAATCATTGATAACCAATATGGAGCGCCAATTGTGACTAAATCGCCGTATAATGGTAATGCTCATGCTTCAGTGAGTCATACTGCCACCTTAGTAATGACAGAAGTAATTTTAGAAAGTGAGAATAAATAA
- the alr gene encoding alanine racemase → MVNGRLRDTSLIVDLDALRHNIQEQKKVLPENSKILAVVKANAYGNGLIPVAQTAMTSGASGLCVAILDEALELRDNGIEAMTLVLGITSVEDALIAAQAGVSLTVGSLDWLEQYHQLAQVAKPKKPLKVHLGIDSGMGRIGFTEVAAFKQAVKLLDSPEFEFEGMFTHFATADSPDENYFNQQVQRWHQFVASLAELPPYVHMANSATGLWHRETITANTIRMGISMYGQNPSGRDLKLTLDLQPVSSLVSSISFVKQLKAGRSVSYGATYTAEQDEWLATLPIGYADGYPRCMTGYKVLVDGQFCDIAGRVCMDQMMIRLPKYYPVGTPVVLMGKSGDQEITATDLAERAGTINYEILTNISNRVHRIYRQSK, encoded by the coding sequence ATGGTTAATGGTCGTTTGCGAGATACATCATTAATAGTGGACTTAGATGCATTACGTCATAATATTCAAGAACAGAAAAAAGTATTGCCCGAAAATAGTAAAATCCTGGCCGTTGTAAAAGCGAATGCTTATGGCAATGGATTGATTCCAGTTGCCCAAACGGCAATGACCAGTGGTGCGAGCGGTTTATGCGTGGCAATCTTAGATGAAGCATTAGAATTACGGGATAACGGGATTGAAGCGATGACGCTTGTCCTTGGAATTACGTCCGTTGAAGATGCGTTGATTGCTGCTCAAGCCGGAGTTTCTTTAACAGTTGGCTCCTTAGATTGGCTTGAACAATATCATCAACTAGCACAAGTTGCCAAGCCTAAGAAACCATTAAAGGTTCATCTGGGGATTGATTCAGGAATGGGCCGGATTGGGTTTACAGAGGTAGCTGCATTTAAGCAAGCTGTTAAGCTGCTTGATAGTCCTGAATTTGAATTCGAAGGAATGTTCACCCATTTTGCAACTGCTGATAGTCCTGATGAAAATTACTTTAATCAGCAGGTCCAACGTTGGCATCAATTTGTTGCCAGCCTTGCTGAACTGCCACCGTATGTTCATATGGCAAATTCAGCGACCGGTTTATGGCATCGGGAGACAATCACTGCTAATACAATTCGAATGGGGATTTCAATGTATGGACAAAACCCATCTGGACGTGACTTGAAATTAACGCTTGATTTACAGCCCGTTAGTTCATTAGTTTCATCAATTTCTTTTGTTAAGCAGTTAAAGGCAGGAAGATCTGTCAGCTATGGCGCCACTTATACGGCGGAGCAAGATGAATGGCTAGCCACCTTGCCAATTGGTTATGCTGACGGTTATCCACGGTGTATGACTGGTTATAAAGTATTAGTTGACGGTCAATTTTGTGATATTGCCGGACGAGTATGTATGGATCAAATGATGATTCGACTTCCTAAGTATTACCCAGTCGGCACTCCAGTAGTATTGATGGGCAAGTCCGGTGATCAAGAAATTACAGCAACTGATTTAGCTGAGCGGGCCGGTACTATTAACTATGAAATCCTAACTAATATTAGTAATCGGGTTCATCGCATTTATCGCCAAAGTAAATAA
- a CDS encoding type II toxin-antitoxin system PemK/MazF family toxin — MTKRKVKRGDIYYADLSPVIGSEQGGVRPVLILQNDVGNHYSPTVIIAAITAQMQKKKMPTHVQLKGKSLPLTHDSVILLEQLRTIDKQRLKDRIAHLSPETMAKVDKALTISVGLNAAYDENK, encoded by the coding sequence ATGACAAAACGAAAAGTAAAACGGGGTGACATCTATTACGCTGACTTATCCCCGGTAATTGGATCGGAACAGGGTGGCGTTCGTCCAGTCCTGATCCTTCAAAATGACGTGGGAAATCATTATAGTCCAACAGTAATCATTGCTGCGATTACTGCCCAAATGCAAAAAAAGAAGATGCCTACTCATGTCCAACTAAAAGGTAAGTCGTTACCGTTAACTCATGATTCGGTCATTTTGTTGGAGCAATTACGAACGATTGATAAACAACGATTGAAAGACCGAATTGCTCATTTATCGCCAGAGACAATGGCAAAAGTGGATAAAGCATTAACCATTAGTGTGGGGTTAAATGCTGCCTATGATGAAAATAAATGA